TGACCGAACACGCCGACACCGTGCGCATGGCGCCGTTCAGCCCTGACGGCAAGCTGATGGTCAGCGCCTCCAACGACCGCACCGCGAAGCTGTGGGACGTCACCGACGCCGCCGCGCCCAGGGTGCGCGCCACCCTGTCCGGGCACGCCGACACCGTGCGCAACGTCGCTTTCACCCCGGACGGCACCGTCGTCGCCACGGTGTCGGTCGACAAGACCACGCGCCTGTGGGACATCCACGACCCCGACCGGCCGCAGCCGCTGCTCACCCTCGGCGGCCACGGCAGCATCGTCAACGCCGTCGCGTTCGCCCGCGACGGGCGCACCCTGGCCACCGGGTCCGCGGACAGCACGGTGAAGCTGTGGGACGTCGGCGACCCCAGCCACCCGGCGTCGCTGCTGCCCGCGCTGAGCGGCCACCGCGGGCCGGTGCGCGGCGTGACCTTCAGCCCGGACCGCCGGACCCTGGTCACCACCGCCGACGACGGCACCGCACGCGTGTGGGACCTGTCGCCACCGGGCCGACCCCGGGCCGTGGCGGAGCTGACCGGGCACACCAGGAGCGTGACCGCGGCCGTGTTCAACCCCACCGGGCGGCTCCTGGTGACGTGCTCGGACGACGGCACCTTCCGGTTGTGGGACGTGACCGACCGGGCCAAGCCGGAACTGCTGGCGGTCCAGCGGGCGTCGGACAACACCCTCAAGGGCGCGGTGTTCAGCGGCGACGGCACGGTGCTGGTCACCGCCTCCGGCGACCGCACGGCGCGCCTGTGGGACGTCCGGTACCCGCGCCAGGTCACCGCGCTGTCCTCGCTGCTGGGCCACGACAGCTACCTGTACGCCGTCGCCGCCAGCCCCGACGGCCGCACTGTCGCCACCGGGTCGGAGGACCGGACGGTGAAGCTGTGGGACGTGACCGACCCGCGGCGCCCGGTGCTGCGGTCCACCGTGACCGGCCACACCGCGACCGTGTGGAGCGTGGCGTTCAGCCCGGACGGGACCACGCTGGCCACGGCGTCCGCCGACCGCACGGTCCGCCTCGCCGACGTGCGCGACCCGGCGAAACCCGTGCCGCGGCACACCCTGGAGGGGCACTTCGCGCCCGTCTACGCGGTGGCGTTCGGCCCGGACGGCCGGGTGCTGGCCACCGGCGCGGACGACGGCACCGCCAAGGTGTGGGACGTCTCCGGCGAGCCGCGGGTGACCGCGACCCTGGTCGGCCACGGCGGTCCGGTGTCGGCGGTGGCCCTCGGCGACGGTGTCCTGGCCACCGGCTCCTGGGACCGGACGGCCCAGTTGTGGCTGACGAACGTGGACGAGGTCGCCGCCCTGGTGTGCGACCGGGTCGGGGCGAAGCTGGCCGACCAGGAGTGGTCGCAGGTGCTGCCGGACATCCCCCGCCGGCCGGCCTGCGCGGAGTGAGAGGCGGATCGCGTGGACGTGGAACTGAGGGTGGACGGCGGCGCGGACGAGGTGCGCGACCTGCACCGCGCGCTGGCCGCCGACCCCGACCTGCGCGGCCGGGTGCGGCTGCGCCACCGGCCGCCGGAACCGGGCGCGCTCGGACCGGTCGCGGAGGCGGTGGAGGTGGCACTGGCACCCGGCGGAGCGCTGACCGTCGTGGCCGGCGCGGTCCTGGTGTGGCTGCGCCGGCGGCGGGGGACGGTGAAGGTGCGGGTGACCCGGGGCGAGGACACCGTGGAGGTGTACGCCGACCAGGTGCGCGGGTTGGACGCGCCGGCGGTGAAGGAGTTGACCGCGCAGATCGTGTCCTCTTTGGACCGGAAGGGTGAATCAGCGCCGTAGCACCGTGCCGCGCACAACACCGCCGGCTCCGGACAGGTGGACCGCGCGGCGCTGCCCAGGGCGATCCGAGGTTCCTTTCGCCTCTACCGAACTTAGTAGTTCGGACGTAGAGTCCGCGAGCTACCGGGAACAACTCGGATCGGTGAGGGGTACGGCGTGCTGAGACGGCGAATCGACAGGGTGCTCGCTTTAAGTGCGGTGACCGTGGTGTTGGGCGCGGGGGTGGCCACGGCGCACCCGGACCACGGCGGTGGCGGGCGGGAGGACTTCCCCGGTGAGGGGGTGGCCGACGGGCTGTACAAGCAGCACGACGGCGATGAAGGGCACCTGCCGGCGGTGGCGCGCAACGTCACGTTGGTGGGCAAGGCGAAGGTGACCAACCCCTCGGGTGCCGGTAACACCGGGCGCGTGGCCGACGTGACGGCGTTCGGCGATTACGCCTACCTGACGGCGTTCCGCGCGCCGACGTGCGAGCGGACCGGTGTGCACGTCATGGACATCTCCGACCCGGCTCACCCGGTCGAGGTCACGAGCGCGTTCATCCCGACCAGTGCCGGTTCCTACGCCGGTGAGGGCATCCAGGTCGAGCACGTGGAGACGCCGTTCTTCCACGGCGACCTGCTGATCCACCAGAACGAGACGTGTCCCGGCGCGACGCCGGGCGCGGACTCGGGTGGCATCTCGCTGTGGGACGTGAGCGATCCTCGCCACCCGAAGGCGGTCAAGCTCCACACGGGTGACTTCACCAACGCCGCCGGTGGCCTGGACGTGGCGCCGAACCAGACGCACAGCATGCGGATGTGGACCAACGTCTTCGACAAGAAGGTCTACGTGGCCCTGGTCGACGACGAGGAGGGCACGGACGTCGACATCCTCGACATCACCGACCCGTACCACCCGGTGCTGGTCAACGACGAGCTCGACCTCGGCGAGGTGTTCGGTGTCGACCAGGCCGCGCCGGCCAACCTGACGTCGGTGTTCAGCCACGACATGATGATCACGAAGATCGGTCGTCGGTACGTGATGAACATGAACTACTGGGACGGCGGGTACGTGCTGCTCGACGTCACCGACCCGCGGCCGGGCAAGGTGAGCCTGATCGCGGAGTCGGACTACGCGGCGCTGGACGAGGAGCGGCTGGCGCGCGGCCAGCAGGTGTCGCCGGAGGGCAACGCGCACCAGTCGGAGCTGTCGCCCAACCGCAAGTTCATGATCGGCACGGACGAGGACTTCAGCCCGTACCGCGTCACCGCCAAGATCGACTCGGGCCCGTACGCGGGCGCGGAGTACCTGGCTACCTCGGCGCGGGACACCAAGCCGGTGGACGAGAACACCACCATCTCCGGCCCGACCACGTTCGTCGGCCAGGCGTGCGACGCGGCGGCGATCCCGGCGGGCACGGGCACGGCGCTGGTCGAACGCGGGACGTGCGCGTTCCAGGTCAAGTTGGACAACATCGTGGCCAAGGGCTACACGGCCGGCATCGTCTTCCAGAACGAGCGCTCGGACTGCCTGGGTGGCGTGACGATGGCCGCGGCGGGCCCGATCCCGTACGTGTTCACCAACCGCTACGCCGGCCTGCGGCTGCTGGGCGTGCCGGGCGTGACCGAGGCCGGCGCGTGCACCACGCCGACCCCGACGAGCGGTGGCGAGGCGACCACCATCAAGGCCACCTTCGACGGCTGGGGTTACGTGCGGTTGTTCGGCACCGACATCCCGAAGTCGGGCGCGGGTTCGATCAAGCAGATCGGCACCTACGCCGTGCCCGAGTCGCAGGACCCGAAGTACGCGCGGGGCTTCGGTGACCTGTCGGTGCACGAGGTGGCGATGGACCCGGACAACAACAGCCTGGCCTACATCTCGTACTACGCGGCCGGGTTCCGGGTCGTGCAGTACGGCAAGAACGGCATCCAGGAGGTCGGCGCCTTCATCGACGAGGACGGCAACAACTTCTGGGGCGTGGAGGTCTGGAAGGACGAGACCGGTGAGCAGTACGTGCTCGCCAGCGACCGCGACTTCGGCCTGTACGTCTTCCACTACGACGGCTGACGGTGCCCGCGTGCCCCAGGCGGACGGTTCGCCTGGGGCACGCGTGCGAGTCGAGTCGGCCTCTTTCGAGCGACGGCACGGTCGGGCGTCTACAAGCGACCGTCCACTGCGGCTTGCTCCAGGCGGCTCTCCATCGCGGCGTCGGACCGGTTCACCTCCTGGAGCAGGGTGTGCAGGCGCTCCAGGTCCTCGCGGGTCTGGCGGAAGGCACGGGCGGCGCCGTGCAGGTTCCCGGAGATCTGCTCGATCCGGTCCACGTCGACGCCGCTGCCGTAGAACATCGCAGTCCGGCCGGCCGAGGAGTCCACGTACCGGGCCAGTTGCTCGGCGGACTCCTGCTGCCGGCGCAGTTGTGGCGCCAGGGCCAACGCCCGCGCCACGTTGGCCAGGGCGACCGCCGAGCGCGACCGGCGTCCGGCGTAGTCGAAGCGGAGGTCGTTGATCGCGCGCCGGCGCTGGGTGACGTCGGGCTCCGCGCGCAGCGCGGCGGCGAACCGGAGGACTTGCCCGGTGAGCTCGACCTGGGTGCGGGCGAGGTCCCGGGCGTACCCGGCGAGGTCGCTGCGGACCAGGTCGAGCGCGGTGTGGTCGGGGCCGTTGCCGAGGTGGCCGAGCAGCGCGGCGCCGGTGGTGCGCGGTGGCACGTGGAGCGCGGCGCGGGCGAGCGCGCTCGTGGTGGTGCGCACGACGTACCCCTCGACGAGTGAGGCGGCGATGCTGCCGGCGAGCTGGATCGCCATGCCCGTGACCGCCACGCGCAGGGCGGGCGCCACCCCGCCCTCGGAGGGGGTCCTGGGCGTCGCCCCGGCGTGGGGTTCGGGTACGGCCGCCCGCCGCGGGGGTTCGGGGATGCTCGTGGGCCGTCGTGGTTCGGGCGCGGCCGTTCGCCGTGGTGTCTGCGGGGCGGTTGTTCGGCGCGGTGGTTCGGCGGACCCGCTCTCCGCACCGCCGGTGGGTGCGGGTGTCGGCGGACGGGTGGGACCGGTCGGAGCCGGGGGCGGCGACCCCGAGCCCCCGCCCCGGGGTGGCCGGGCCGGGGGGAGCGGTCCGGCCAGGGGAGGCTGGGTGGCGACCCGCCACCGCGGGGTCCCGGACCGCGCGTCGCCGTTCACCAGCCGGATGACCAGCTCACCGCGTTGGTCGACCACGTTGACGGCGGTGAGGAAGTCGGGTCGACCGAGGCCCTGGTCGAGGGTTTGGCGTTGCAGCAGCCGTTGCAGGTCGACCGCCAGGTCACCCGAGTTGACGGCCTGACCGGTCGCCGGGTTGGTCACGACCCACCGGCCGTCGGGCCGCACGACGCGCGGGCCGCTGCCGGCGGGCGGTGGCCACGTGACGACCACCGTGGCCTCGCGCCGGGTGCGGGGGAGCGTGCCCGCCGCGGGTCGGGTCGGGCCGACGGTCACCGCCGCGTGCATGACACCCGCCTCCAGCACGGCGGCGGCGAGGATCGCGCGGCGCTCGTGGTAGACCTCGACCGTCATCGCGGTGCTGCCCCGGCGACCGATGCTGATGTCGCTGGAGTAACTCCGGCTCGCGGCGTCCTGCCCGAAGTCGAGGACGAACCCGGCACGCGCCAGGGGCGCCCGTCGCCGGACCTCCACCAGTTCCAGCACGGCGTCCACGACCTGGGCGGGCTGCCGGCCCCGGTGGGCGCGGGCCCAGTCGGCGAGGCCGCGCACGCGACCGCGTTCCTCCAGCCGGGCCACGTCGAGCACGACCGCGCCGAGGTCCGCCCGGCCGGCCTCGGCCAGCCGGCGTTCGATGCGTTCGAGCCACGGTGCCACGTCGTGGAACAGCGGCATGCGGGCCACGTCGCGCAACGGGGACGGGGCCGGCAGGAGCAGCGGAGGATCACGTTGCACCACCAGCCGTGCGATCTGGTTGCCGGCGACGCGTTGCAGTGCCAGCAGTCGGGCGAAGGCCGAGATGGCGGTGGGCGACCGGCGAACCACGGGTCTCGGCTCGGGACGAGCGGCGGGAGCGTGATCGCGGTCCATGAGCCACACGTTGACGGCGGACCGGAAGAGTCGGCAACGTGCGGACGGGCAGCGGTGAGGGCATTGGCCCCCGATGCGCCGGCGCCGCCCGGACCGCGGGTCGGTCCTGGACCACGAGCGTCCGGGCGGCCGGCGGGGGTCAGCGGGACGGGGTCGTGGCGACCGGGGTCCAGCGGACGCCCTTCCAGGTGCCGTCGGCGGTGGTGCTGCGACCGACCACGACGCCGTGGTTGTTCAGCGCGACCGGTGTGCTGTAGGCGCCGCCCAGCGAGTCGAGGTAGGTGAGCTGCCCGTCGCGCCAGAGGAACACGCGGGTCGACGAGTAGTCCGGCGTCGAGGTGTGCCCGACGATGTCGCCGCGCTCGTTGATCGCGGTCGCCACGGAGTTGCCGGGCACGCCGAGGTCGACCTGCTTGCCGCCGGCGGGCCACAGCACCGCGCGGGACATGCCGTTGTCCAGCACCCAGCCGACCGCGTCGCCGCGTTCGTTGAGCGACTGCTCGCCGTGGGCGAGCCGGCCCCGTTCCGACAGGACGGTCAGCTCGTCGCCGTCCCAGCGCAGCGCCACCATGCCCCGGTTGGCGACGATCACACCGGACTCGTTGACCGCCTCCGGGTCGTACGTGCCGTAGCCCGGACCCGGGGGCAGTTCCGTGCACGTGCCGCCGGTGCAGCGGAGTGCGCCGAACTGCTGGAAGGATGCGGAGGCGTAGGCGGCCGCGACGACACCGGCGTTGTTGATGGCGTACGCCGACACGTGATCCCCGGCCACCGGCAGCTCCACGTGCCGCTCGCCGTCCCACACGGTGGCGTGCTGCGGGCCCCGGGACGAGGTGGCGTACGACATCGGCACGCTGCCGTCGTCGTTGATCACCTGCGCCAGCGCCCACGCGGCTCCCGGCGGGGTGATGGCCGTCCGCTGACCCGCGAACCACACCCACGGCTTCTGCGTGTCCGGCACGCCATCAGAGGTCAAGCCGAGCACCTTGCCGCTCTGGTTGATCGCGCCGGCCAGCCCGGGACCGAGATCGGTCGCCCCACCGCGCGGCGCCCACAGCACCGCGCGCGTCACCCCGTCACCCTGGGCGCTGCCGACGATCTGGCCGAGGTCGTTGACCCCGGTGGGGTGGTAGCCGAGGGTGTCCGGCAGACCCGCGACACCCGGCAGTTCGGCGATGACGTGCGTGGCGGACGCGACCGCCGCGGGAGTGGCGGCCAGTGGCAAGGCTGTCGCGAGCGCCAACACGGCCAGCGACGCGCGTAAGTCGGGCATGATCGCTCCGTTGCGAGTATGTCCTGAAGTGGTACTGGATCGATCAACGGTAGCCTCCGCGCACCTGCGGCGGTGTCGGCCGGACAGCGCAACAGTCCACGAACCCCTTGCGCCGCAGGGAGTCCGAGGTGGATTGGCCGCGAGCCTGCTGGAACACGGCTGGGTGCGCGAGCCGCGCTGACGGCGGACGGTCTCGTTCACCGGGGGAATCGGCCGAACCGGCGATCTCCGCCACCCGGTCGCTGTACCGTGACGCGCGGCGCGGTTGACGCCCCACCGGTCCGAAGGGGGCACGGTCGGAGTGGGGGAGGGGCGTTCATGCGGTTGTCGGCGCGCGCCGCGATCGCGGTGGCGATGCTGGTGGGGATCCACCTTCTCGCGCTGCTGCTGGTGGCTGCGCTGGTCGTCGTCGACGTGCTGCTGGTGCAGGACGGTCGGTTCATCGCGTTCGTGTGGACGAACGCGGTGTTCGCGCCCATCGTCCTTGGCGTGCTCGTCACCCTGTTCTCGGTCGGTGCGACACCGGGGGACCAGTTCGGCGGCACCGTTGTGACGCCGCAGGACCAGCCGCGGCTGTGGGACCGCGTGCGCATGCTCGCCGCGGAGGTCGGGACCCGGCCGCCGGACGAGATCCGCGTCGTGCCCGGGGCCAACGCGGGCGTGGTGGAGCGGACGCGCCTGTTCGGGCTCGTGGTGCGCCGCCGGGTCATGGTCGTCGGCTTCCCGCTGTTCGCCTGCTTGACCGACGACGAGCTGACCGCCGTCCTCGCGCACGAACTCGGCCACTTCGGCAACCACGACGCCCGGCTGGGCGGGCTCGTCCACTCGGGCCGAGCGGCCCTCGTGCGCATCCTGGCCGGACTGTCGGGCGGCACCGGGTACCGCGCCGCGGTGGCCGAGGTGATCGCCGCGTACGCGAACCTGTACCTCACCGTGTCCGGCCGGGTCTCCCGCCGGCAGGAGCTCGCCGCCGACGCCGTGGCAGCGCGGATCGCCGGATCGCGTGCGGCGGCGAGCGCCCTGCGCGCGGTGCCGTTCGTGCACGCGGCGTGGGCGACGTTCCTGGAGGAGCGGCTCCACGCCGCCGGGTCGGCCGGGTACCTGCCGCGCAACGTGCTGGTCGGCTTCACCCGCTGGTGGACGGTCGAACGACCCGACGTCGAGCCCGCGCCGCCGGTGGCCGGACCGTTTGACCGGCACCCGCCGATGGCCGAGCGGATCGCCGCCGTCGAAGCGCTGGCCGCACCGGGCGGCGGGGGCTCCGCGCCGGCGATCGACCTGCTGGACGACCCGTCCCGGGTCGTGGACTCGTCGCTGTCGACCGTCCTGACCGACGAACTCGGGTTCAAGACCCCGGTCGAGTGCGTGGACCTGGACCACCTGCTGGCGCGAGCCCACCTGGTCGCCGGGTCGAGCCGGCTGCTCACCGCGGCGCGCCGCGCGTCCGGCGAGCGAGAGGCCACGCTCGGCACGGTGCTCGACCTGCTCGACCGCGGTCGGCTCGCCGACCTGCTCCCGGCGGACCTGGTGCCCGGCAACGGGACGCGGGCGCCGCGGGTCGTGCGCGAGTACGGCCGGGGGTTCGTGATCGGGGAACTGGCCGCCCTGGCCGAACTCGCCTGCCGGGACGCCGGTCGCGAGTGCCCCGACCTCGCCCCGCACGTCGAAGCGGCCTGCGAGGACCACCCCGACACGGCGGGGCTTCGGCGCGTGGTCGGCATCGCGCCGGACCGCCACCCGGTCGCGGACTGACGGAGGACCTGGTGCTGGACCCGAGACGCAACGCCGACCCCGCCCGCTGGGGACTCGTGCCGGACGGGCAGGTCCGGGAGCGTTGGCTGCCCGCGGACGACCCCGCGCTGCACGAGGCCGCCGGCGCGGCCAGGTCGGGCCAGTGGCGGCCCGCCGCGACGCTCCTCGCCTCCACCTTCGGCGACTGGGACCACCGCGCCGAGGTCGTGGACGTGCTGGCCACCGAGGGCGCGCACGACGACCGCTGGCTGACCGCGTGGCGAGCCGCCCGCCCCGAGGACCCGCACCTGGCGGTCGTGGACGCCCACGCGTGGTTGAAGCTGGCGTGGGCGATCCGGGGTGAGGGCCTGGAAGCCGCGCACGTCAAGGGTTTCCAGCGTGTGCTGGTGAAGGCGCAGCGGGCGGCGTGGGCGGCCACCGGAGCGCTGCCGGACGACCCGACGCCGTGGTGGACGCTCACCGCGCTCGCCCGCGGCCTCGGGTTCGCGCACTCGCGGTTCCAGGAGGTGTGGGCGGAGCTGACCGCACGGGCACCGTCGCACCGGCGTGCGCACCTCGACGCGTTGCAGTACTGGCGCGAGGAGTGGTGCGGGTCCCACGGGTTGATGCTCGACTTCGCCGAAAAGGCCGCGGCGACGTCTCCGGAGCTGGTCGCCTTGCCGCTGCACGCGGCGTTCGAACTGGAGGACGAGGAACCCGGGGCGTGGCGGACCGCGTCGGCGCGGCAGGCGTTGGAGGCCGTGCTCGTGCGGCTCGCCGACGCCCCCGACACCCGGGCCGTGCGCGAGGACCGCGGCTTCGCCGTCCTGGCCCTGTTCGAGCTGGGCCGGTACGACGAGGTGGTCGAGCAGTTCCGCCTGCTCGGGCCGCGGGCGGACGGCGCGCCGTGGAGCAGTTACGAAGACCCGAAGGGCACCTTCCTGAACTACCGCGCCGATGCGTGCATGAGAGCCGCTCGCTGAGGCACGGCGGCGTGGCAGCCGGGGCCACGACCCCCTTCCGGCGGCTCGGACAGACGATCGCCGCTGTGGCGGTCGGGTTCGTCGGCGCCGTGCTCGTTCACGCGAAGTGTCCGCCACATTACGAGACGATGTCGATCGCTCGGTCCCGGGTTGACAGCGCGGACCGCCGATCACAAATGTGAGAGCGCTCCCATATTGCGCCCGCAACAACGTCCCCGGCGTACCGCCGCCGTCAGTCGCCTCCAGAAACCGGAGCAGCCCATGAAACGCCTGATCCGAGCGCTCGTCCTCACCGCGACAACGGTCCTCGCCGCCGTCCAGCTCTCACCCGCCGCCCACGCCGCCATCGGTGGCAGCTTCGTCGACCAGTTCAACTCGTTCGACACCAGCCGCTGGCACAAGGCCGACGGCTGGAGCAACGGCAGCATGTTCAACGTCGGCTGGCGCGCGGACCACGTCTGGAACAGCGGCGGTGTCACGGGCATCAACCTGGACAAGGCCACGTGCCCCGGCGGCTGTTCCGGCAAGCCCTACGCCTCCGGCGAGTTCCGCTCCAACGACCTGTACTCGTACGGCCGGTTCGAGGTGCGGATGATGGCCGTCAAACGCGCCGGCACGGTGACGTCGTTCTTCACCTACACCGGGCCGAGCGACAACCAGCCCTGGGACGAGATCGACGTCGAGATCCTCGGCAAGAACACCTACCAGATGCAGACCAACTACTTCACCAACGGCGTCGGCGGGCACGAGACGATCATCAACCTCGGGTTCGACGCCTCTGCCGGCTTCCACACCTACGCCATCGAGTGGTGGAACAGGGGCACGATCAACTGGTTCGTCGACGGCCGCCTGGTCCACCAGGAGAACGGGTCGCGCGGCCCGCTGCCGACCCGCCCGCAGCGCATCATGGCCAACCTCTGGCCCGGCATCGGCGTCGACGACTGGCTCGGCCCCTTCGTCTACCCCGGTACGACGTTGACCGCCCGGTACGACTCGGTCAGCTACACGAAGTACTGATGGCGGTGGGTCCGGGACGACCTCGGCCGTCCCGGACCCCGCACGGCCAGGGCGAGCAACGCGTGCGGCGCCCCGATCGGCCCGGCCGGAACCCGGTTGTCAGCTGAGG
This DNA window, taken from Saccharothrix variisporea, encodes the following:
- a CDS encoding M48 family metallopeptidase; the encoded protein is MRLSARAAIAVAMLVGIHLLALLLVAALVVVDVLLVQDGRFIAFVWTNAVFAPIVLGVLVTLFSVGATPGDQFGGTVVTPQDQPRLWDRVRMLAAEVGTRPPDEIRVVPGANAGVVERTRLFGLVVRRRVMVVGFPLFACLTDDELTAVLAHELGHFGNHDARLGGLVHSGRAALVRILAGLSGGTGYRAAVAEVIAAYANLYLTVSGRVSRRQELAADAVAARIAGSRAAASALRAVPFVHAAWATFLEERLHAAGSAGYLPRNVLVGFTRWWTVERPDVEPAPPVAGPFDRHPPMAERIAAVEALAAPGGGGSAPAIDLLDDPSRVVDSSLSTVLTDELGFKTPVECVDLDHLLARAHLVAGSSRLLTAARRASGEREATLGTVLDLLDRGRLADLLPADLVPGNGTRAPRVVREYGRGFVIGELAALAELACRDAGRECPDLAPHVEAACEDHPDTAGLRRVVGIAPDRHPVAD
- the bglS gene encoding beta-glucanase, coding for MKRLIRALVLTATTVLAAVQLSPAAHAAIGGSFVDQFNSFDTSRWHKADGWSNGSMFNVGWRADHVWNSGGVTGINLDKATCPGGCSGKPYASGEFRSNDLYSYGRFEVRMMAVKRAGTVTSFFTYTGPSDNQPWDEIDVEILGKNTYQMQTNYFTNGVGGHETIINLGFDASAGFHTYAIEWWNRGTINWFVDGRLVHQENGSRGPLPTRPQRIMANLWPGIGVDDWLGPFVYPGTTLTARYDSVSYTKY
- a CDS encoding PA domain-containing protein, which encodes MTVVLGAGVATAHPDHGGGGREDFPGEGVADGLYKQHDGDEGHLPAVARNVTLVGKAKVTNPSGAGNTGRVADVTAFGDYAYLTAFRAPTCERTGVHVMDISDPAHPVEVTSAFIPTSAGSYAGEGIQVEHVETPFFHGDLLIHQNETCPGATPGADSGGISLWDVSDPRHPKAVKLHTGDFTNAAGGLDVAPNQTHSMRMWTNVFDKKVYVALVDDEEGTDVDILDITDPYHPVLVNDELDLGEVFGVDQAAPANLTSVFSHDMMITKIGRRYVMNMNYWDGGYVLLDVTDPRPGKVSLIAESDYAALDEERLARGQQVSPEGNAHQSELSPNRKFMIGTDEDFSPYRVTAKIDSGPYAGAEYLATSARDTKPVDENTTISGPTTFVGQACDAAAIPAGTGTALVERGTCAFQVKLDNIVAKGYTAGIVFQNERSDCLGGVTMAAAGPIPYVFTNRYAGLRLLGVPGVTEAGACTTPTPTSGGEATTIKATFDGWGYVRLFGTDIPKSGAGSIKQIGTYAVPESQDPKYARGFGDLSVHEVAMDPDNNSLAYISYYAAGFRVVQYGKNGIQEVGAFIDEDGNNFWGVEVWKDETGEQYVLASDRDFGLYVFHYDG
- a CDS encoding effector-associated constant component EACC1; this encodes MDVELRVDGGADEVRDLHRALAADPDLRGRVRLRHRPPEPGALGPVAEAVEVALAPGGALTVVAGAVLVWLRRRRGTVKVRVTRGEDTVEVYADQVRGLDAPAVKELTAQIVSSLDRKGESAP
- a CDS encoding DUF4034 domain-containing protein, with the protein product MLDPRRNADPARWGLVPDGQVRERWLPADDPALHEAAGAARSGQWRPAATLLASTFGDWDHRAEVVDVLATEGAHDDRWLTAWRAARPEDPHLAVVDAHAWLKLAWAIRGEGLEAAHVKGFQRVLVKAQRAAWAATGALPDDPTPWWTLTALARGLGFAHSRFQEVWAELTARAPSHRRAHLDALQYWREEWCGSHGLMLDFAEKAAATSPELVALPLHAAFELEDEEPGAWRTASARQALEAVLVRLADAPDTRAVREDRGFAVLALFELGRYDEVVEQFRLLGPRADGAPWSSYEDPKGTFLNYRADACMRAAR